A single genomic interval of Lodderomyces elongisporus chromosome 8, complete sequence harbors:
- the SCJ1 gene encoding DnaJ- protein scj1, with the protein MQFSFLLSTIFLSLCSLVLAKKDFYQILGVDKDASDREIKSAYRQLTLKYHPDKNPGDDEAHDKFIEIGEAYEVLSDSTKRSNYDRFGDPEGQPQHHGFDFGDMFGNFFGGHGHGAGAGHGNGGLKRGANTQLDLNMGLKDFFNGRTVPFDVEMSNDCEKCSGTGSADGKRHVCSKCNGSGQITVHHQLAPGFAQQLRMVCDLCGGTGKTIASPCQSCSGAGAVRGKRHYDVYVHPGQPRGSRVVKEGEGDRNPQWVPGDLIIVFKEKLVESWGYRRVGDNLYRTEAVSMEEALNGGWERTIPFLGEDPDGDQDEEGVTKLTLKRQVGKGILDGEVEIIKGKGMPIMVEHDEEERFGDLFIEYKVIMAGGASPGSGNKSKKSKVVEKDEL; encoded by the coding sequence ATGCAATTTTCATTCCTACTATCGACGATCTTCTTATCGCTCTGTTCACTTGTTTTGGCCAAAAAGGACTTTTACCAAATCCTTGGTGTCGACAAAGATGCACTGGATCGAGAAATCAAGCTGGCCTACAGACAACTCACACTCAAGTACCATCCTGATAAGAATCCCGGTGATGATGAGGCACATGATAAGTTTATTGAGATTGGAGAGGCGTATGAAGTGTTGAGTGATTCGACAAAACGTCTGAATTATGATCGATTCGGCGACCCTGAAGGCCAACCTCAACACCATGGGTTTGATTTTGGAGATATGTTTGGAAACTTTTTCGGTGGACATGGACACGGTGCTGGTGCAGGTCATGGTAATGGTGGCTTGAAAAGAGGAGCCAATACGCAATTGGATCTCAATATGGGGTTAAAGGATTTCTTTAATGGTCGTACAGTACCGTTTGACGTTGAGATGCTGAATGATTGTGAAAAGTGCCTGGGTACTGGTTCTGCTGATGGCAAGAGACATGTGTGTTCAAAGTGTAATGGGCTGGGACAAATTACTGTGCATCATCAATTAGCACCAGGGTTTGCCCAGCAATTGCGAATGGTGTGTGATTTGTGTGGAGGTACTGGGAAAACTATTGCTTCACCATGTCAATCGTGTAGTGGTGCGGGTGCAGTGAGGGGCAAGAGACATTATGATGTTTATGTACATCCTGGCCAGCCTAGAGGAAGTCGTGTTGTTAAGGAAGGAGAGGGTGATCGAAATCCACAATGGGTTCCTGGTGACTTGATTATTGTGTTTAAAGAGAAGTTGGTGGAGAGTTGGGGATATAGACGTGTGGGAGATAATTTGTATAGGACTGAAGCAGTGCTGATGGAGGAGGCATTGAATGGAGGATGGGAGAGAACAATTCCGTTTTTGGGTGAAGATCCAGATGGAGATCAAGATGAGGAAGGAGTTACAAAGTTGACGTTGAAAAGACAAGTGGGCAAAGGTATATTGGATGGGGAGGTCGAAATTATCAAGGGTAAAGGTATGCCTATTATGGTTGAGCACGATGAAGAGGAGAGATTTGGTGATTTGTTTATTGAATACAAGGTTATTATGGCTGGCGGAGCTTCACCAGGCTCGGGGAATAAGAGcaaaaagagcaaagtaGTGGAAAAGGATGAGTTATAG